One region of Micromonospora ureilytica genomic DNA includes:
- a CDS encoding fasciclin domain-containing protein gives MPAARARRPAAGTAPPTNPVEATVSHPATTPRHPRRSGGPHGVRRTLGLLLPTLLLAACTGSPAAPHADAAPTTTAPQVTGPLCAALPTGTEPGNPSFLAGQPVDQALRWIPTLTTFEAALRTSGVLTDLPADAGVTVLAPSDDAFAATFSEDNWDDLMTHHTDQLRTLLKAHLITGTHPIADLTTAGTATTLDGVTVTVTRTGPTARLADRADTVCADYQATNARIHIINAVLGPLPVTADGTGHRAH, from the coding sequence GTGCCGGCGGCGCGGGCCCGACGCCCCGCCGCCGGCACCGCACCACCCACCAACCCCGTGGAGGCCACCGTGTCGCACCCCGCCACCACACCGCGACACCCCCGCCGATCCGGCGGACCGCACGGCGTCCGACGGACGCTCGGCCTGCTCCTACCGACCCTGCTGCTCGCCGCCTGCACGGGCAGCCCCGCAGCTCCCCACGCGGATGCCGCGCCGACCACCACCGCACCCCAGGTCACCGGGCCACTCTGCGCCGCCCTGCCCACCGGCACCGAACCCGGCAACCCGAGCTTCCTCGCCGGTCAACCCGTCGACCAGGCGCTGCGCTGGATCCCCACCCTCACCACCTTCGAGGCGGCCCTGCGCACCAGCGGCGTCCTCACCGACCTGCCCGCCGACGCCGGCGTCACCGTCCTGGCGCCCTCCGACGACGCCTTCGCCGCCACGTTCTCCGAGGACAACTGGGACGACCTCATGACCCACCACACCGACCAACTGCGCACCCTGCTGAAAGCCCACCTCATCACCGGAACCCACCCGATCGCCGACCTCACCACCGCCGGCACCGCCACCACCCTCGACGGCGTCACCGTCACCGTCACCCGCACCGGACCCACCGCCCGCCTCGCCGACCGCGCCGACACCGTCTGCGCCGACTACCAGGCCACCAACGCCCGCATCCACATCATCAACGCCGTCCTCGGCCCGCTGCCCGTCACCGCCGACGGCACCGGACACCGCGCACACTGA